The following proteins come from a genomic window of Candidatus Omnitrophota bacterium:
- a CDS encoding glycosyltransferase family 2 protein produces the protein MNLISIIIPAHNCSNQIRKCLNSVLKQDEENYEIIIVDNGSKDQTPVILKKEYPQILLIENPDNYGFSKALNQGINKATGKYVLCLNDDVILKDKFLSSLQSAIETSDDIAAIQPKVLKKDEKTIDTTGIALTFLRRFYDIGSGKLDNAEFNKQRYIFGACAAAVLYRKDALESVKYKDEYFDEDFFCIAEDVDISWRLQRKGWRTLFYPDAVCTHLGGISRSNNKDTVYLSLRNRYLMILKNESPEGLIRFLGVFFLYDIWRDLYRLIYSPKLFLKSMAQTANLIPKMLKKRAL, from the coding sequence ATGAATTTAATCTCAATAATTATCCCTGCCCATAACTGCAGTAACCAAATACGTAAATGTCTTAATTCTGTTCTTAAGCAAGACGAAGAAAATTATGAAATAATTATTGTGGACAATGGCTCTAAAGATCAAACCCCAGTAATCCTTAAGAAAGAATACCCGCAAATCCTATTAATAGAAAACCCTGATAATTACGGTTTTTCCAAAGCATTAAATCAGGGCATAAATAAAGCAACTGGCAAATATGTCTTATGCTTGAATGATGATGTTATCTTGAAAGATAAATTTCTATCAAGCCTTCAGAGCGCCATAGAAACATCTGACGATATCGCAGCAATACAGCCAAAAGTACTTAAAAAAGATGAGAAAACCATAGATACTACCGGGATAGCCTTGACTTTTTTACGCAGATTCTACGATATCGGCTCAGGTAAATTAGATAACGCTGAATTTAACAAACAAAGGTATATTTTTGGAGCATGCGCCGCAGCAGTTCTATATAGAAAGGATGCCTTGGAATCGGTAAAATATAAAGATGAATACTTTGATGAAGATTTTTTTTGCATAGCTGAAGATGTAGATATAAGCTGGCGATTGCAAAGAAAAGGCTGGCGGACGTTATTTTACCCTGATGCCGTATGCACGCATCTTGGAGGAATCTCACGAAGCAATAATAAAGATACCGTTTATCTAAGCTTGCGCAACAGATATCTGATGATTCTGAAAAATGAATCCCCCGAAGGCCTGATAAGATTTCTGGGAGTGTTTTTTCTTTACGACATCTGGAGGGATCTTTACCGTCTGATATACAGCCCAAAGCTCTTCCTGAAAAGCATGGCTCAAACCGCAAATTTAATCCCGAAAATGCTTAAGAAACGCGCGCTATAG
- a CDS encoding tetratricopeptide repeat protein has translation MCIGESTTAGEYPSFLERILNQNKFGIKFSVVDCGLPGIGTSHLLLNVEQNIKQYRPDMVIAMMGINDRMDNGQIAYIPVELLNTSVKKPFLTSLRIYKAGVYLWLNINRILQEIQTADKKYSSNSTNNSYPVNNSLELSEQCANLGHLYNSLGKRAEAEIELKKAIVLNPRGRAYGYLIWLYYYQQRFTDMNQAFEEAIKVNPSNYDAYFWMGLVKQCLGEYALAEEFFKKANELDPYNDRPYLELYPIYLKQNEYEKAEKLLQKAIQFNIRTAKIYGALSSLYRAQGNYYLSDFLTAKAVKAYYAAETINNYHRLWQILKEQGTRLVCVQYPMRSVLPLKQIFPNPEGIIFVDNEAVFKNAVDKENYQAYFRDMFGGDFGHCTAKGNQLLAENIARVITKEIFDK, from the coding sequence ATGTGCATCGGAGAATCAACAACAGCGGGAGAATATCCTTCTTTTCTTGAAAGAATACTAAACCAAAATAAATTCGGCATTAAATTTAGCGTGGTAGATTGTGGGTTACCCGGAATTGGCACATCGCATTTACTTTTAAATGTTGAGCAAAATATAAAACAGTATAGACCGGATATGGTAATCGCAATGATGGGGATTAATGACAGGATGGACAATGGCCAAATAGCTTATATCCCCGTGGAACTATTAAATACTTCGGTTAAAAAACCATTTTTGACTTCCTTGAGGATATATAAAGCAGGGGTTTATCTTTGGCTAAATATCAATCGAATTTTACAAGAAATACAAACCGCTGATAAAAAATATTCTTCGAATTCTACAAATAATTCTTACCCTGTAAATAATTCTTTGGAGCTCTCAGAACAATGCGCTAATCTTGGACACCTATATAATTCCCTTGGAAAACGCGCCGAAGCAGAAATAGAGTTAAAGAAAGCAATCGTTTTGAACCCTAGAGGCAGGGCTTACGGATATCTGATCTGGCTTTATTATTACCAGCAGCGTTTTACTGATATGAACCAAGCATTTGAGGAAGCAATAAAAGTAAACCCATCCAATTATGATGCATATTTCTGGATGGGCCTTGTCAAACAATGCCTTGGCGAATATGCCTTGGCTGAAGAATTTTTTAAAAAGGCCAATGAGCTCGACCCCTATAATGATAGACCATATCTTGAACTTTATCCAATCTACCTGAAACAAAATGAATATGAAAAGGCGGAAAAACTTTTGCAAAAAGCAATTCAATTTAATATAAGGACAGCGAAGATTTATGGAGCGCTTTCTTCGCTTTACCGCGCTCAAGGTAATTATTATTTGAGCGATTTCCTTACAGCAAAGGCCGTAAAAGCTTATTACGCAGCTGAAACAATCAATAATTACCATAGGCTGTGGCAGATCTTGAAAGAACAGGGTACGCGCCTAGTCTGCGTGCAGTATCCTATGCGTAGCGTATTGCCGCTCAAACAGATATTCCCCAATCCGGAGGGAATTATATTTGTTGATAATGAAGCCGTGTTTAAAAACGCTGTGGATAAGGAAAATTACCAGGCCTATTTTAGGGATATGTTCGGAGGCGATTTCGGACACTGCACTGCTAAAGGTAACCAGCTTTTAGCAGAAAATATAGCCAGAGTAATTACCAAAGAAATTTTTGATAAGTAA
- a CDS encoding glycosyltransferase, with amino-acid sequence MSINMAYVSVIIPSYNSQETIEQCLVSVRQSTYKDYELIVVDDASSDDSCPIASKYADMVMRLTEHLGRSQARNRGIMASAGQIIVNIDSDVVIRPDTIARIADYFIKHPDVSAVNGLLSKEHPHPGFFSQYKNLYMHYIFNKLPEKVTFLYGSIHAFRREDALLYGCDDMTADDTALGQKLLAWGKQIGFIKTLEVVHLKRYNWFSFIKNDFQIPFDWGKIFLKYQGWKQLGRNKTGFAHSPKEQLISTLLAPVIILSGILSLSGNLNYLVVLFLTVGWLLLNVNFLAFLIKERGFLFGVLAFFVTFLDNIVMACGIVCGFTAFLLRKKICKNQ; translated from the coding sequence GTGAGTATAAATATGGCGTATGTTTCAGTGATTATTCCCAGTTATAACAGCCAGGAAACAATAGAACAGTGTCTTGTGTCGGTGAGGCAGTCTACATACAAAGATTATGAGCTTATTGTTGTTGATGATGCAAGCTCTGATGATAGCTGTCCAATCGCCTCAAAATATGCGGATATGGTTATGCGGCTTACCGAACATTTAGGAAGAAGCCAGGCGCGTAATCGCGGGATAATGGCTTCGGCGGGCCAGATAATCGTTAACATAGACTCGGATGTCGTTATAAGGCCAGATACCATTGCGCGGATCGCGGATTATTTTATTAAACATCCTGATGTTTCTGCCGTGAACGGGCTTCTTTCAAAAGAACATCCTCACCCTGGGTTTTTCAGCCAGTATAAGAATCTCTATATGCATTATATATTCAACAAGCTGCCTGAAAAAGTAACTTTTTTGTATGGTTCAATACATGCTTTTCGGCGCGAAGATGCCTTGCTATATGGTTGTGACGATATGACAGCTGACGATACTGCTTTGGGGCAAAAGCTTTTGGCTTGGGGCAAACAAATTGGTTTTATAAAGACCCTGGAAGTCGTCCATCTAAAAAGATATAACTGGTTTTCATTTATTAAAAATGACTTTCAAATTCCTTTTGATTGGGGCAAGATTTTCCTTAAATATCAAGGCTGGAAGCAGCTAGGCAGGAACAAAACAGGCTTTGCTCATTCGCCAAAGGAACAGCTGATAAGCACGTTGTTAGCCCCCGTAATTATTCTATCAGGCATCTTAAGCCTATCGGGGAATTTAAATTATTTAGTTGTATTATTTTTAACTGTGGGGTGGCTCCTTCTTAACGTTAATTTTCTCGCGTTTCTTATTAAAGAAAGAGGATTTCTTTTTGGAGTTCTTGCATTTTTTGTTACTTTCCTTGATAATATAGTAATGGCTTGTGGCATTGTCTGCGGGTTTACCGCTTTCTTGCTGCGCAAAAAAATATGCAAAAATCAATAA
- a CDS encoding glycosyltransferase family 4 protein: MPNKLRVALFSPYLPSLDSAAFPRKVYDYIRLLSCRGHLIYLFSFCSQDDREKIDKISPFCKSLKLEFLKDYSRYPHTCRAFKQEIASLCKNEDIDIIQCEQSYMNRYIPKYIRAPRILVEHEILSESFLQKAVLKNNFFHKIILYSRSIKKYLEEKRWYAKFNAIVVFSNQDRNIIRTRYGRENIKIIPLGIDLNAYQTKHITNTRYDLLCVGNFLHSPNVDAILYFCKKILPLVKKNLPSVSLVITGCNPAESIIRLAKENTNITVSGYIENLAGTYSEAKIFIAPIRYGTGMRYKIIEAMALGVPVVSTSVGARGFHPDELKIADNPKEFANAVVELLKNPDECNRMAKKGRAAVEQYYSWDKLLDQYEAIYDDLAMKPK; encoded by the coding sequence ATGCCCAATAAATTACGCGTTGCCTTATTCTCGCCTTATCTACCTTCTCTTGATAGCGCTGCTTTCCCTAGGAAAGTTTATGATTACATAAGGCTACTTTCTTGCCGCGGGCATCTTATATATCTTTTCTCATTTTGCAGCCAAGATGATAGAGAAAAAATAGATAAAATTAGCCCTTTTTGCAAAAGCTTGAAGCTAGAGTTCTTAAAAGATTATTCGCGCTACCCGCATACCTGCAGAGCATTTAAGCAAGAAATTGCTTCACTGTGTAAAAATGAGGATATCGATATTATCCAGTGCGAACAGTCTTATATGAATAGATATATACCAAAATACATTAGAGCGCCTCGTATTTTAGTAGAGCATGAAATACTATCGGAATCTTTTTTGCAAAAGGCTGTACTTAAAAATAACTTTTTTCATAAGATTATTTTATATTCCAGAAGCATAAAGAAATATCTTGAAGAAAAAAGGTGGTACGCTAAATTCAATGCGATTGTCGTATTTTCAAATCAGGATAGAAATATCATTCGCACGCGGTATGGCAGGGAAAATATCAAAATTATCCCCTTGGGGATAGATCTAAATGCTTACCAAACAAAACACATAACAAATACGCGATATGACCTGCTTTGTGTCGGAAATTTCTTACATTCACCAAATGTAGATGCGATATTATATTTCTGTAAAAAAATACTGCCTTTAGTCAAGAAAAACCTGCCAAGTGTTTCTCTTGTAATCACGGGCTGCAACCCTGCTGAAAGTATAATACGCTTGGCCAAAGAGAATACAAATATAACTGTATCTGGATACATAGAAAACCTCGCGGGGACCTACTCGGAAGCAAAAATTTTTATCGCTCCTATTCGTTATGGCACGGGGATGCGCTATAAAATTATTGAGGCAATGGCATTAGGAGTCCCCGTGGTATCGACTTCAGTTGGAGCCAGGGGTTTTCATCCTGATGAACTTAAAATCGCTGATAATCCAAAAGAATTTGCCAATGCCGTGGTAGAATTATTAAAGAATCCCGATGAATGTAACAGGATGGCAAAAAAAGGCCGCGCCGCGGTCGAACAATATTATTCCTGGGATAAGCTTCTGGATCAATACGAGGCTATTTATGATGATTTAGCCATGAAACCCAAATAA